The DNA window AGAGCATGGCCAACGTACAGAAGCAATTCGAGTCGTTCGATGAGACCATCAAGCTGCGCAGGTACCACGAGAATGCGACTCTGGCAGAGAAGCGCGAGAGGATACTTCGTCGCCTGAGCGAAGGCATCAAGGAGCAGCGAAACCAAGGCGTCGACATCCCTTCCTATCGCGACTTCAATCAAGGCAGCTACGACATCGGAACGGGTGTAAAGCCTATCGGCGGAGGCGAATACGATATTGACGTCGGGATCGAATTCGATCTTCCGACGAGTGATCATACGCCTGTCGAGGTCAAGAAGTGGGTATTGAGGGCCGTCGAGGATCATACGACGAGCGTCGAGATGCGTAAGTCCTGCGTGACCGTGACCTACGTGGAGGGCGGGGAACCGAAGTATCACGTCGATCTCGCGGTGTACTCGAAGGCCCAGCGAAACCCGGACGGGAAGATGTATCTGGCCCGGGGGAAAGAACATTCCGCGAAGGAGCACCAGGAGTGGTCGCCATCGGCCCCTGAGGAGCTTACGGACAAGATCAACAATCGATTCATTGGGGACGATGGGCGACAGTTTCGTCAGGCCATCCGCGCCCTGAAGCGGTGGAAGGATCACCGATTCTCACGTGAGGGGCAGTCTGCTCCGCGTGGGATCGCGCTGGCGGTGGCTGCGCTTCACTGGTTCACGCCGGCGACGACGATGGCGGAGGGGGATCCTCAGCGTGATACCTTGGGTGCGCTGATCCTGTTTCTCGACGCATTGCTCCGTCAATTCAGTTTCACAGAAGACTCGCAAGGCGAGCGTTATCCGCGCCTCGTGGTCAGGTGCCCTGTGGAACCGTTCGACGATCTTTGCGCTCGCATGACGGCGGAGCAGATGCGCCAGTTTCACGGCCGTGTCGAGACGCTGCTCGAAGCGCTGCGTGAGGCGCAGAGCGACCCGGATCCGCACACGGCCTGTATGACGCTTCAGCGAGAATTCGGGGACG is part of the Chondromyces crocatus genome and encodes:
- a CDS encoding cyclic GMP-AMP synthase DncV-like nucleotidyltransferase → MANVQKQFESFDETIKLRRYHENATLAEKRERILRRLSEGIKEQRNQGVDIPSYRDFNQGSYDIGTGVKPIGGGEYDIDVGIEFDLPTSDHTPVEVKKWVLRAVEDHTTSVEMRKSCVTVTYVEGGEPKYHVDLAVYSKAQRNPDGKMYLARGKEHSAKEHQEWSPSAPEELTDKINNRFIGDDGRQFRQAIRALKRWKDHRFSREGQSAPRGIALAVAALHWFTPATTMAEGDPQRDTLGALILFLDALLRQFSFTEDSQGERYPRLVVRCPVEPFDDLCARMTAEQMRQFHGRVETLLEALREAQSDPDPHTACMTLQREFGDDFPVPPKDDTGSPRRKAITHSGASG